The genomic segment GCAGGCTCTTCGCGGTCCACGCCACGGCGTCAGCCAGCGCGTCGCGCTCCACTCGGAACTTCATGCATGCCTCCGCGTCGACGTCGACGACAACTGTCTCATGCCCGGGGTCACCAGCCGACCCCACCGACTGTGCGGGTCTGCATCGCACCTTAGGGCGCTGGGCCATCGGCTGTGCGCCCGACCCCGGTGCCCGGGGTGCGCGGGACCGGGGTCCGGGCCGGCTGCTGGCAGATCCACAGAAAGCCCAACGGTGATGATTGGTTTTTGTTCTCTTAGAAGAGATAACTCATCGTCTTCATCGGTGCTGTGCGAACTGTGGAGATCCGGCGTTGTCGCTGGTCATCGAGCTTTGCACAGGTGCAGTAGGTGTGGAAAGCCCCGGGAAAAACCCCGCTGCCCGTCCACAGTGCCGGCCGTCGGACGGGTTGTCCACGGCCGTCCACCGGTTATCCACCGGTTGTCCCCCGGGTTTCTCCCCAGCGGTGGGGACAACCGGACCGACCGCGGCGGCAGTTGTCCCCAGAACCTTCAACACGGCATGCACACGGCATCCACAGCGGTGGACAACCTGGTCACCCTACGTGTTCGTCCACAGCGGTTTCCCCAACGGTTTTCCACAGGTTGTGGGTAGCCGGGCACGGGCACACCAGGGGTTGTCCACGACGGTGGACAACGCCCTGTGGACGCGGTGGAAAACAGGAAGAGCCGAACCGGTCAGGTGCTCTGCTTGATCCGGTTCGTCAGCTCGGCGATCTGGTTGTAGAGCGACCGGCGCTCGGCCATCTGCTGCCGGATCTTGCGGTCGGCGTGCATGACCGTGGTGTGGTCGCGGCCCCCGAAGGCCTGACCGATCCGGGGCAGGGAGAGTTCGGTCAGCTCCCGGCACAGGTACATCGCCACCTGGCGGGCGTTGACGAGCACCCGGGACCGCGACTGCCCGCGCAGGTCCTCCAGGCTGACGCCGAAGTAGTCGGCGGTCGACACCATGATCTGGTCGGCGTTGATCTCGGGGCCGGAGCCGTCCGGGATGAAGTCCCGCAGCACCTCCTCGGCGAGCGACAGCTCGACGGTGGCGCGGGTCAGGCTGGCGAAGGCGGTGACCCGGATCAGGGCACCCTCCAGCTCCCGGATCGAGTTGGAGACCCGGGACGCGATGAACTCCAGCACGTCCGGCGGGGCGTACATCCGCTCCTGGGCGGCCTTCTTCTGCAGGATCGCGATCCGGGTCTCCAGGTCCGGCGGCTGGATGTCGGCGAGCAGGCCCCACTCGAACCGGGTTCGCATCCGGTCCTCCAGAGTGGCCAACTGCCGCGGCGACCGGTCGGAGGTGATCACGATCTGCTTGTTGGCGTTGTGCAGGGTGTTGAAGGTGTGGAAGAACTCCTCCTGGGTGCGTTCCCGGTTCTCCAGGAACTGGATGTCGTCGATCAGGAGGATGTCGACGTCCCGGTACCGGCGCTGGAAGGCGCTGGTCTTGTCGTCGCGCAGGGAGTTGATGAAGTCGTTCGTGAACTCCTCGGTCGAGACGTACCGCACCGACCGGGCGTTGCCCAACGTCGTGGCGTAGTGACCGATGGCATGCAGCAGGTGCGTCTTGCCCAGCCCCGAACTGCCATAGATGAACAGCGGGTTGTACGCCTTCGCCGGCGACTCCGCGACCGCCACCGACGCGGCGTGGGCGAACCGGTTGGACGAGCCGATGACGAAGGTCTCGAACATGTACTTGGGGTTGAGCCGGTTGCCGCCGCTCTCGGCTGATCCGCCGGCCCGCCGGTCGTCGTGGATCACCCGGCGGTGGTCGGCGGGGATGCCGCCCCGCCCCGGCCCGCTGTCGGTGCCGCCGTCGCGGCCGATGCCTCGACCGCCGGTCGGCTCGTCGCGGCCGGCCAACCCGGTGTCGCGGTACCGGGGCTCCGGCTGCCGGTGTGGTACGCCGTACCCGGTGCCGGTCGACGGCTGCTGCGCGGACCGCGCCGGTCCGGGGTGGTGGGTTTCGTCCCGCTCCTGCTGCTGCGGGGGCCGGGCCTGCTGAGGTAGCGCCTGCTGAGGCGGGGCGTGCTGCGGTGGACCCTGCTGGTGCGGCGGCTGACCGGGTTGCTCCCGTCCGCCGTCCGGTGCGGGCGGCGGCGGGTAGCCGGCCGGGAACAACGTCTCCTGACGCGGTTCAGGTGAGCGCTGCTCGTGACTGCGCGGTTCGTGACTGCGCTGCTCGGGTGAGCGGGGTTCGGGTGCGGTGGGCTCGGGGCCGCGGGACGGCGGCCCGTCCAGGCCGGATCCGAAAGCCGGCCCGGCGTAGGTCGGCGGGGTCGCGGTGCCCGGCCCGCCGGGGTAACCGCCGTGCTGGTCGGCACCCCGGTGGCCATCGTGCTGATCTCCGCCGGGGTGGCCGCCGGGCTGGTTGCCGTCGAGGTGATCCCGGGGAACCGGGCTCACCGGGCCGCCGTAGACGGTGCCGATCGGCCGGCCGGTGCCGTCCGCCGACGCGCGTACGGTGACGGCCACCTGGATCGGCCGGCCCAGTCGCCGGGAGAGCGCGTCCGTGATCGCCGGCCGCAGCCGGGACTCGATGACGTCGCGGGTGAAGGCGTCCGGGACGGCGAGCAGAGCGGTGTCCTCGACGATGGCGCGCAACTGGGTCAGGCGCAGGTAGGCGCGCTGCTGGGCCGAGATGATCTCGTCCGCCAGTTCATCGGTCGTCGCCGTCCACACCGCGGCAAGGTCGATCGTGTCGGCCACCGTCGCGCCACCCCCTCGCCTCTGCTCCCCGGTCGCGGCTGTCGGACCAACCGTCGTGCCGGGCCTGCTCCCGCTCCAGCGGACACGATGAGACGCGCCCCGGCGGCCGGCCGCACTGTCGTCCACAAGTTATCCACAACCTGTGTATCGACCGATTGTCGCCCCCCGTCGGATCCGGCGAGCACCCGCCCCGGCCCGGTCGCGCATGGCAGGCCGGTCCACCTGGTCGAACGGTTGCCTAGCTGGTCTGGTTCCGGCGGTCGCGACAACGCCCCCTGACGCGGACCGCAATCGGGCACGCTAACAGCGTTGTCCACACCCCTTCAACCGTCGGACCCGCCGCGCCTCTGTCGGCATCAGTGAAAACCGCCCCGCCCCCGCGTTGAACCGGTCCGCCCGGGTGGGCGCGCCGGGGACGGAGGGACTGTTGACGATCATGAGTTGTGGCGCGTAATGTTCACCGACCTCCGCTCCCACTCCCGCCAGGCTGGGTCGCGACCTGCTCTGCTAGGGTTGTCGGTGCTTGCTGCTCACAGGTTCGCTCGCGCGTGCCCGGGCGGCGGCACAGCAGTGGGACACCCGTCGAGGTGACCAACGCCAGACCACCACACGACCCCGTCGGGACTCGACCGGGGCGTACGAAGACGGAGAGCCTGACGTGAGCAAGCGCACCTACCAGCCGAACAACCGCCGGCGCGCGAAGACCCACGGCTTCCGGCTGCGCATGCGCACCCGGGCCGGCCGCGCGATCATCGCCACCCGGCGCGCCAAGGGTCGCACCCGCCTGTCGGCCTGAGGCCGGCGGGCCGGGGATGTAGGCAGTCGTGCTGGCGGCCGCGCAGCGACTGCGGCGCGGCTCCGAGTTCGCCGCGGCGGTCCGAGGTGGTCGCCGAGCCGGACGCGGATCCGTCGTGGTCCACCTGGACACCGCACGGTCGGCACCGCCGACCGTGGTCGGTGCCGACGAGCTGACCCTGGCCAGAACAGCGAACGGGCCGGCGCAGGCCGGCGTGGAGCAGTCCTCCGCGCCCGCCCGCGCCGGCTTCGTCGTGTCCCGGGCGGTCGGCGGCGCGGTGGTCCGCAACCGGGTCCGCCGCCGACTCCGGCACCTGGTCGGCGACCGGCTGGCGGCGCTCCCGCCCGGTGCCACGCTCGTGGTACGCGCCCTGCCCGACTCGGCCACCACGTCGTACGACCGGCTCGGCGCCGACCTCGACGCGGCGATCGCCGCGGCCCGTGCCCCCCGACGGCCCGGCCGGCGGTCCCGATGAACGCCCCGCCCGGCGGCTGGCGGCCGGCCAACCGAGGTGCCCGCATGCTGGTGGCACCCATCGTCGCGTACCGTCGTTGGATAAGCCCGGCACTGCCGGCCCGCTGTCGGTTCTATCCGTCGTGCAGCGCGTACGCCCTGGAGGCCGTCACGCGGCGCGGCGTGCTCCTCGGGACCTACCTTGCGGTACGGCGGCTGCTGCGCTGCCACCCCTTCCACCCCGGTGGATATGACCCGGTGCCGGAGCCGGGCGGCCGCCGTCATGCCGATGTGACTGGAGCCCCGAATTGAGTCTCGACTGGATCTACTTGGCGATCTCGTGGATCCTCCTGGTCTGGCACTCGGCGTGGGACGCCATCGGCGTGCCGTCGACGGAGGTGCTGGGCACGAACTGGGCCTGGATCCTGGCGATCATCTTCCTGGTGGTCACCGTACGCGTGATCCTCTTCCCGATCTTCGTCAAGCAGATCAAGTCGCAGCGCGCGATGCAGGCACTGCAGCCGCACATCAAGGAGCTCCAGGAGAAGCACAAGGGGGACAAGGAGTCGCTCCAGAAGGAGATGATGGAGCTCTATCGGAAGGAGAAGGTCAACCCCCTGATGGGGTGCCTTCCGATGTTCCTGCAGATCCCGGTCTTCCTCGGCCTGTTCCACATCCTCCGGCGGCTCAACCCGGAGCGCACCGACGACAAGATCACCATGTACGGCTGGACGGCCGAGCAGTTCCACGACGCCTCCGCGGCCCAGCTCTTCACCGCCCCGATCGCCAGCAAGTTCGGCTCGACCGCTGAGGAACTCGCCGCCCTGGGCGCGAACGGCACCACGGTCAAGATCATGGCCGGCATCCTGGTGCTCATCATGATCGCCACCACCTACCTGACCAGCCGTCAGATGATCCTCAAGACCGGCTGGGCCAAGGACCCGCAGCAGCTGATGATCCAGCGCCTGATGCTCTACGGCATCCCGGCCTCCCTGCTGATCTCCGGTGCGATCTTCCCGATCGGTGTGATCATCTACTGGGTCACCAACAACCTCTTCACCCTCGGCCAGCAGCAGTGGGTACTCCGCAAGTACCCCCCGCCCCCCACCATGAACACCGGCAAGAACACCGGTAAGTCCGACGGCGGGCGCTCGGGCGCCAAGTCCGGGGCGAAGCCGGCCACCGGCGGCAGGTCGGGCGGCGCCAACAGCCCGGTGCAGCCGGCCAAGACCGGACGGCTGTTCAACCGGGCCCGGGCCAACGGCGCGCAGCCGGAGCCGACGAAGCCGGCCGTCGAGACCAAGGCCCTCGCCCCCAAGCCGGGCGCCAAGCCGGTCAACCCCAAGAAGGGACGTCCGGCGAAGCGGAGAGGCTAGCGCGAGCCGGCCGAGCCGGGCGCCGCGCCGCCGGTGCTCCGCAGCACCGGATCCGGATTTCGCCGCGCCCAGCCGCGCCGCCGGGCCAGACTGCCCGAAGAGACGTGCCCGTGGTACGCCGGCAACCTCCCGCCGGCCACGGGGAACCAGCGGACCGTTACGGTCCGGCCGAGCGAGTACGGAGATGAGACCGTGACCGACACCAGCATTCCGCGCGCCGAACAGGCCACCGACGACGAGACCGAACCGGTCGCCGTCGCGGCGCGGGTCAGTACGGATAGCGACGCCGGCACCGCGGCCGACGTCGAAGCCGGTGCCGACGTCGAAGCCCGGGACACCGCCGTCCCCACCGCCGCCGCCCCCTCGGCTGCCGTCAGCGACGAGGACGAAGACGACGAGGACGAAGACGAAGACGACGAGGAGGACGAGGAAGACGACGAGGAAGACGACGACGAGGACGAGGATGAGGAGCCGGCGGCGGGTGCCGCTGGCTCGGACGGCCAGAAGGCGCCGACCTCCGACACGGACCTCTTCCGGCAGAGCGAGATAGCCGCGGACTATGTCGAAGGGCTGCTCGACATCCTCGACTACGACGGCGACATCGACGAGTTGGTGTCCGCCGGCCGGCCGGTCGTCGAGGTGGTCGGTGGCCGGCTACAGCCCCTCGTGGGACAGCGCGGCGCCACCCTTGAGGCGCTGCAGGAGCTGACCCGGCTAGCGGTGTTCCGGCAGACCGGTTCGCCCAGCCGGCTGCTGCTGGACGTGGGCGGCTACCGGGCGAACCGGCGCAAGGAGCTTGCCGCGGTCGCCCGCAACGCCGTGGAGAAGGTGAAGGAGCACGGCGAGGCGGTCCGGCTCGACCCGATGTCGGCGTTCGAGCGCAAGTGCGTGCACGACGTGGTGAACGCCATGGCCGGGGTCGAGAGCGAGTCGGAAGGCGTCGAGCCCAACCGCCGCATCATCGTCCGACCGGTCGGCTGACCGCTTGATGACGTACGACGATCCTTCATGACGTACGACGACGCGGCCGTCGCCGCGTCCGGCCCGGGAGGCGAATGCCCTCCCGGGCCGTTGACTTCGGCGGCGGCGCTGTTCTTCGGCGATCGGTTGCCGATCGCCACCCGCTACGCCGAACTGCTCGCCACCGACGGCGTGGAACGAGGGCTGATCGGGCCGCGGGAGGCTCCCCGGCTCTGGGAGCGGCACCTGCTCAACTGCGCCGCGATGGCCGAGCTGATCGGCCCCGACGAGCGGGTGCTGGATGTCGGCTCCGGCGCCGGGCTGCCCGGGATCGTGCTGGCGATCGCCCGCCCCGACCTCTCTATCGGGCTTGTCGAACCGCTGGCCCGGCGAACGGTCTTCCTCGCCGAGGTGGTGTCGGCGCTGGGGCTTGACGACCGGGTCCAGGTGATCCGGGCGCGGGCGGAGGAACTCCGATCCGGTACGCCGGGGGCTCCCGGTCCGGCCGATGTCGTCACCGCCCGGGCGGTCGCCCCGCTGGACCGGTTGGCGGGCTGGTGCCTGCCGCTCGTCGACCTGGGTGGCCGGTTGCTCGCCCTCAAGGGGGCCACCGCGGCCGACGAGGTGGCCGAGCACGCGGACCGGATCCACCGGCTGGGCGGCGGAACACCGACGGTCCGGCGGTGCGGGGTCGGCACCCTCGATCCACCCACGACGGTCGTCGAGATTCCCCGGGAGCGGGTCGGCGATGGCGGGACGGGTCGGCGTACCGGAAAGCCCCGCCGATCCGGGGGACGTGCCGGTTCCGCCCGCGGCGACGGTGGCCGCAACGGCGGCGGTCGGAGCGGTCGGAGTGATCGCCGCAGGCCGGCGGGCTGACCCGGCGTGGCCGGCGGGTCGAGTATCGGGGGCCGATTCCGGCGCGTCTTGCGCGACGCGCGGCTCATCCTGCGGGCAGCCGTGGCCTGAGAAGCCCAGCGGCCGTAGGCTGGCCGCGCGTCGATAGTGTGGTCCGGGCGACGGTGGGTCCCTCATCACCCCGTTGCCGACGCGGACCGCATGCTTCGTCCGGACAGCGCCGGTAGGAGCGCTGGCGGTGCCGACCCCATCCGAAGCTGGCAGGGATGACACGGTGCATGACAACGACAGGTACGACGATCCAGGCGTGACCGGCGGGGGCTACCAGTTCGGGGAGACCGCCGTTTCACGTGAAACCGGGTACGACGACTGGTCCGCCGGTGGCCGCACCCGGGCGTCCCGGCGGGCGACACCGCCCTCCGGCGGAAGCCGAGCGGACACACCCGGGCGGTACCCACGCGCCGTCCCGGACGCCCCCGAGGACCCGGCCGCCGGGGTACCTCCGATCGGCGCGCCGGAGCGGCAACCGTCGGTGCGGCCGATCGCCAGCGAAGCGGTCGGTGCTGCACCGGGCGACCCGGCGCGGCATGCGCCACCGCCGGACTACCGGCCACCGGTCCCGGCTCCGCAGCGCCACCCGGCGCTACCCGGCCACCCCCAGGAGCGCCCCGGTGTCCCGGCGACCGGTTCGGCCCCGGCCCGCCCGGTCGCACCGATCCACTCCGTACCGCCCGCGCATTCGGACCCGACGCCGCATGCCGGGCCGGTGGTCCAACCGGCCCCGCAACCGCACCCGCAGCCGCCGACTTCCGGGCCGGAGGCTGCCGATCCCGGCGCGTACGTTTCACGTGAAACCTCGTCGCGCGAAGATGACGATCCCCCACTCGCTATGGAGGCAATGCGCGCCGTGCAGATTCTGAACCCGAGTGGTGAGGTCACCATGCCTCGGCCGGACCGGCCGAGAATCATGTGCGTGGCGAATCAGAAGGGTGGGGTCGGCAAGACCACCACGACGGTCAACCTGGCCGTCGCCCTCGCCCTGCACGGCAACCGCGTACTCGTGGTTGATCTCGATCCGCAGGGGAACGCCTCGACGGGCCTGAACGTGCCGCATCACGCCGGTATCCCCGACGTCTACGACTGCCTGATCGACAACGTGCCACTGGCCGAGGTGGCCCAGGCCGTCGAGGGCATCCCCAACCTCTGGTGCGTGCCCGCGACGATCGATCTCGCCGGTGCCGAGATCGAGCTGGTCTCGGTGGTGGCCCGGGAGTCCCGCCTGGCGCGGGCCATCGCCGCACACCCGGGCCAGTTCGACTACGTTTTCATCGACTGCCCGCCGTCCCTCGGCCTGCTCACCGTGAACGCTCTGGTGGCCGCGCAGGAGGTGCTGATCCCGATCCAGTGCGAGTACTACGCCCTGGAAGGGCTCAACCAGTTGATCAACAACATCAACCTGGTACGCCAGCACCTGAACCCGACGCTCGACGTCTCCACGATTCTGCTGACCATGTACGACCGACGGACCCGCCTCGCGGACGCCGTCGAGCAGGACGTCCGGAACCACTTCGGCGACAAGGTTCTGCAGGCCGTGATCCCCCGGAACGTGCGGGTCTCGGAGGCCCCGAGCTACGGGCAGTCGGTGATGACCTACGATCCCGGTTCGCGCGGGGCCACCAGCTACTTCGAGGCGGCCCAGGAGATCGCGGAGCGCGGCGTCAAGGAACCTGTCGGCCGGAATGCGTAGGCCGGGAACACTGCTGGGAGGCGTGGCATGAAGAACCGTCCACGGGGCGGGCTGGGTCGTGGGCTCGGGGCGCTGATCCCGACCGCGCCGGTGCCGGCATCCTCCGGGGTCGCGACGGCGCCCGATCCAATCGCACCGGACGTGGTTCCGGCGGATCCGGGGACGCCGGAGGCCAGGCCGCCGGCGGCGGCGCCGGAGCGACCGCAGCCGTCCGCCGCCGACTCGGTCGAGCTGTCGCCGGTACCGGGGGCGCAGTTCGCCGAGATTCCGGTCGACTCCATCGTGCCGAACGCGAAGCAGCCTCGGACCGTCTTCGACGAGGAAGCGCTGGAGGAGCTGAAGACCTCGATCCAGGAGGTCGGCTTCCTGCAGCCGATCGTGGTGCGGCAGTTGCCGGACGACCGGTACGAGCTCGTGATGGGTGAACGCCGGTGGCGGGCGGCGCAGGCCGTCGGTCGCGACTCGATCCCGGCCATCGTCCGGGACACCCGGGACGACGCGATGCTCCGGGACGCGCTGCTGGAGAACATCCACCGGGCGAACCTGAACCCGCTGGAAGAGGCCGCCGCCTACCAGCAGTTGCTGGAGGAGTTCGGCGCAACCCACGAGGAGCTGGCTCGGCGGATCGGCCGGAGCCGGCCGCAGATCTCCAACACCATCCGACTGCTGAATCTGCCGGCGCAGGTTCAGCGGCGGGTCGCGGCCGGCGTGCTGAGCGCCGGGCACGCTCGGGCGCTGCTCGGCCTCGACGACCCGGCGGGCCAGGAGCACCTGGCGCACCGCATCGTCGCCGAGGGACTTTCGGTACGGGCGACCGAGGAGCTGGTGACACTCGCGATCGCGGATGGCCCGGCGAAGGCGGCGCCGGCGAAGCGACGCGCCAAGCCGCACTCGCCGGCGCTCGCCGATTTGGCCGGCCGGCTCTCCGACCGGTTCGATACCCGGGTCAAGGTCGACATTGGCCGCAGCAAGGGCAAGATCACCATCGAATTCGCGACCGTCGACGACCTGGAGCGGATCGTCGGGATCATCGGCATGGAGGGGCAGGACGCCCCAGACTGAGCTACCACCGTCGACGACAGCCCGGCACCCGGCCGCGATCCCACCACCGATGGGGTCGCGGCCGGCGGCCTTTCCGTCGCCGTCCGCCAGCCGCTCACCCCGACCCGGCGTCGCCGTGTTTCACGTGAAACGGACCGCCCGAGGTTCGACGGGGGTTCGGGCGGGGCCGGCTCCACGGCGGTCGGCCAAGACGTGGTCGATCGCCCCGAACCGGGTACCGCGGACGCGACCGAACCACGAGACGCGCATTCGTCGTCGTGCCTCTCGACGGGGCCGAGCCGACGGGGCCGAGCCGACGGGGCCGAGCCGACGGGGCCGAGCCGACGGGGCCGAGGTGTCGACGGATGGAGCATCCAGCGGCCCGAGGGCACGTGTGCGGGGCCGTCGGGCCGTCGGGCTACTCGGAGACGCCGCGAGGTCGATCGGTCCGGCTGCGTGCCCTACAGCCGCCG from the Solwaraspora sp. WMMD1047 genome contains:
- the dnaA gene encoding chromosomal replication initiator protein DnaA, with the protein product MADTIDLAAVWTATTDELADEIISAQQRAYLRLTQLRAIVEDTALLAVPDAFTRDVIESRLRPAITDALSRRLGRPIQVAVTVRASADGTGRPIGTVYGGPVSPVPRDHLDGNQPGGHPGGDQHDGHRGADQHGGYPGGPGTATPPTYAGPAFGSGLDGPPSRGPEPTAPEPRSPEQRSHEPRSHEQRSPEPRQETLFPAGYPPPPAPDGGREQPGQPPHQQGPPQHAPPQQALPQQARPPQQQERDETHHPGPARSAQQPSTGTGYGVPHRQPEPRYRDTGLAGRDEPTGGRGIGRDGGTDSGPGRGGIPADHRRVIHDDRRAGGSAESGGNRLNPKYMFETFVIGSSNRFAHAASVAVAESPAKAYNPLFIYGSSGLGKTHLLHAIGHYATTLGNARSVRYVSTEEFTNDFINSLRDDKTSAFQRRYRDVDILLIDDIQFLENRERTQEEFFHTFNTLHNANKQIVITSDRSPRQLATLEDRMRTRFEWGLLADIQPPDLETRIAILQKKAAQERMYAPPDVLEFIASRVSNSIRELEGALIRVTAFASLTRATVELSLAEEVLRDFIPDGSGPEINADQIMVSTADYFGVSLEDLRGQSRSRVLVNARQVAMYLCRELTELSLPRIGQAFGGRDHTTVMHADRKIRQQMAERRSLYNQIAELTNRIKQST
- a CDS encoding ParB/RepB/Spo0J family partition protein yields the protein MKNRPRGGLGRGLGALIPTAPVPASSGVATAPDPIAPDVVPADPGTPEARPPAAAPERPQPSAADSVELSPVPGAQFAEIPVDSIVPNAKQPRTVFDEEALEELKTSIQEVGFLQPIVVRQLPDDRYELVMGERRWRAAQAVGRDSIPAIVRDTRDDAMLRDALLENIHRANLNPLEEAAAYQQLLEEFGATHEELARRIGRSRPQISNTIRLLNLPAQVQRRVAAGVLSAGHARALLGLDDPAGQEHLAHRIVAEGLSVRATEELVTLAIADGPAKAAPAKRRAKPHSPALADLAGRLSDRFDTRVKVDIGRSKGKITIEFATVDDLERIVGIIGMEGQDAPD
- the rnpA gene encoding ribonuclease P protein component gives rise to the protein MLAAAQRLRRGSEFAAAVRGGRRAGRGSVVVHLDTARSAPPTVVGADELTLARTANGPAQAGVEQSSAPARAGFVVSRAVGGAVVRNRVRRRLRHLVGDRLAALPPGATLVVRALPDSATTSYDRLGADLDAAIAAARAPRRPGRRSR
- the yidC gene encoding membrane protein insertase YidC, yielding MSLDWIYLAISWILLVWHSAWDAIGVPSTEVLGTNWAWILAIIFLVVTVRVILFPIFVKQIKSQRAMQALQPHIKELQEKHKGDKESLQKEMMELYRKEKVNPLMGCLPMFLQIPVFLGLFHILRRLNPERTDDKITMYGWTAEQFHDASAAQLFTAPIASKFGSTAEELAALGANGTTVKIMAGILVLIMIATTYLTSRQMILKTGWAKDPQQLMIQRLMLYGIPASLLISGAIFPIGVIIYWVTNNLFTLGQQQWVLRKYPPPPTMNTGKNTGKSDGGRSGAKSGAKPATGGRSGGANSPVQPAKTGRLFNRARANGAQPEPTKPAVETKALAPKPGAKPVNPKKGRPAKRRG
- a CDS encoding ParA family protein — its product is MVQPAPQPHPQPPTSGPEAADPGAYVSRETSSREDDDPPLAMEAMRAVQILNPSGEVTMPRPDRPRIMCVANQKGGVGKTTTTVNLAVALALHGNRVLVVDLDPQGNASTGLNVPHHAGIPDVYDCLIDNVPLAEVAQAVEGIPNLWCVPATIDLAGAEIELVSVVARESRLARAIAAHPGQFDYVFIDCPPSLGLLTVNALVAAQEVLIPIQCEYYALEGLNQLINNINLVRQHLNPTLDVSTILLTMYDRRTRLADAVEQDVRNHFGDKVLQAVIPRNVRVSEAPSYGQSVMTYDPGSRGATSYFEAAQEIAERGVKEPVGRNA
- the rsmG gene encoding 16S rRNA (guanine(527)-N(7))-methyltransferase RsmG codes for the protein MTYDDAAVAASGPGGECPPGPLTSAAALFFGDRLPIATRYAELLATDGVERGLIGPREAPRLWERHLLNCAAMAELIGPDERVLDVGSGAGLPGIVLAIARPDLSIGLVEPLARRTVFLAEVVSALGLDDRVQVIRARAEELRSGTPGAPGPADVVTARAVAPLDRLAGWCLPLVDLGGRLLALKGATAADEVAEHADRIHRLGGGTPTVRRCGVGTLDPPTTVVEIPRERVGDGGTGRRTGKPRRSGGRAGSARGDGGRNGGGRSGRSDRRRPAG
- the rpmH gene encoding 50S ribosomal protein L34 → MSKRTYQPNNRRRAKTHGFRLRMRTRAGRAIIATRRAKGRTRLSA
- the yidD gene encoding membrane protein insertion efficiency factor YidD, whose amino-acid sequence is MLVAPIVAYRRWISPALPARCRFYPSCSAYALEAVTRRGVLLGTYLAVRRLLRCHPFHPGGYDPVPEPGGRRHADVTGAPN